Genomic segment of Triticum aestivum cultivar Chinese Spring chromosome 6A, IWGSC CS RefSeq v2.1, whole genome shotgun sequence:
CCCGAGCAAGCGAGCACCTTCGAGCGGCTCGCCGGAGGAAGCGGCCCGCCGCCGCAGgcaggggcagaggagatgtactGCCAGTCGTGCAAGAACGTGTACGACGAGGAGGACGCCGGGACCTGCAAGGAGTGCTACGAGGAGGCCAGCGAGACGGAGGAGGAGCTCAAGCGCGAGATCGACGACCTCCGCTCCCGCCTCCTCTTcctgcgcctcccctcccccacgctcgacgcctccgccgccggccactccgacctcctcctccacgccatcccCGCCTCCTCGacctcgccctcgccctccccctccggCGACGCCGACGGGGCCCGCCTCGACACCCCCGCCGTCCCGGCCCACCGCGTCATCCTCGTGAGTCATTTCGCCCCCTCTTTCCCCCATCTTTCCGCCATTTATATGTTTTCTTGATGCAATTCCATTCAACCTTGGCCTAGTTTGCCTGCCCGCTGCAAGATTTTGCTAGGTTGGTCCTTGATAAAATTGAGAATTTAAGTGTTATTAGTCTGCACTGCTGCTGTCAAGACGCCCAAAATTCCACTAGTCAGTGTTCTAGTAGTATGTTAAGTTTCTTTTTTCCATGCGTTCAGCAGTGAGCAGAGCACCATCTTCTCTGAACATATCTGGATAGAGTGTTGACACATTCTATGTGAAGTATTATTAGAATTGAAACATGTTTTCTAGTTAGCGAAGATGATACATGATGTGCTGATGGCCAGCTTCCTCAGTGTGACTTCAGTCACAAGGGGTTGCTCTGTAGTTCACTGTATTAGACTAACGAAAATGGTTTAGAGGAAATACGTTGTTGAAGCAAAACGGAGCCTGGACGTCAATATTGATCTTGTGCTCATCAACATTTGTCGGGAAATTTCTCAATCTAGAAATAGTAGGGTGAAAATAggaacgtactccctccgtttcaaaatagatgactcaactttgtactaaagttagtataaagttgagtcatctattttggaacggagggagtatatcctaATGTTAGTAAGTAGAGTGGCCATACAGGTACTGGAGACTCATTGAGTTCAGTGCCCTCACAAACCCTGTTTAGCTCCTGCCATGAAGAAAAGATCAGTTGCTGACTCTGTAGGCACAACTCACCCACCCAGAGGACGTGGCAGGGTCGAGTGGTTGGTCAGCTCAGCAGGACGCAGTCCTCATCTCTTGATTAGTGGGTGGAAAGCAACAGATAGagataggtgtgtgtgtgtgtgtcatatactccctccgtccggaaatacttgtcatcaaaatggataaaaggggatgtatctagacgtattttagttctaaatacatcttttttatccattttgatgacaagtattttgggacggagggagtagtattctgGCTTTTCGGGTGTGTTGTTACTCGTATAAAGCCTCTCAAATATCAGCAATGATGTGGCATATTAGGAAGACAATTAAACGAAAGCAGAATCAGTAAGCTAAGAAACCGCTCCAAAGACCAAGCCGTTTTCTAGTTTGAACTTGACACAACTTTCTATCTTTTTCATTCGGTGCATGTGAGGAGGTTCCAGGCTAAGGGTATGCCTGCATCTGGAATAAATCACTACACGGCAGCAGCGGAGCTACAAGAAAGTTGCTGGGCAGGCCAGGCTAACGAATAACACACAGTGTTTGGCCTTAAGGCCCAGTTTTGCTCTCACCTCCCACTGTTTTTTGCTGGGCTGGGAAAGCCACGGCTCAGGTCGTCCCCAACGTATTTCTGCCACTGACCACGCCGTCTTGAGGACTTATTTTCCTGGTGGCCTTGGTAGCAAAATGAACAATCACACTGGCTTTCTCGCCTAACCATGCCATCAATGTGGTATGTGTGATGGGTACGTCAACGGTGTGGTGATTATATGAATTTGTGTGCGTAGAGGCAGCATCTTTTCTTGCACTGCAGGATAATGCATTCCGACTTTACCATCTGCAGTTCTGCACACATAGACAAAACGATAGGAATGACTTCGCAAAGTTGGAAATGGGATAATATTTAGAGAGGCTTCCTGACTTGTGTTTATTTCCATTCACTTAATTGCAATTTCCTTATGCTGGATGATTGCTGATTTGCATGATATGGCTTGCTTTATGGAAGCAGCGAAATATTGAAATGTGAGGATACACTAAGAGTAACACACATCTAACTTATCTCTGTGTTGTGAACCAGAGGGAGTCAACTAGCAGATGTGGTAGGATAGCTGTTGAGTTTGTTTTGGAGAGGAGTTCATGTAGAAAGGTCTATGGGGTGGGGTCTGATTCTATCAGGATAGGTCCAGAGGCAAAACATCAGTATATAAGGTTGCATTATTCGGTAAAAAGGGATGCATTATTTGGCAAAAGAAAGTATGTGTTGTCTCTTGGTTTAATCTAGCAAGAAGAATCAATCTAATCCTCCCAGTTATTCTCACGTCCCAACCTATTTCTACCCAATCCCTTGCGGCCACACTGTCTGGGTATCTTCAGGATGGTAATAATCCCATTGTGGATCTAAGTTCACAACACTACGTCTCTCCCTGCTCACCCTTCTATAGCTAGGTGCTGCTTCCGGCAGCCCCATGCACTTCGTGAGCGCCATCACTTAAAATGGCGCCTCATCTGGCCCTGTATAGGAAGAGGCAAATCAGTTGTGTGGTCAGCTTCTGCCCAACTGCATAGCATCAGTGGCCGCATGCTTGTTTGTGTTTTTCAAGGGAAACAAAACTATTTGTATAACAAATAATTATATGAAGACAAAATGCCTATTTGTACCACCGGGTGAAATTGTAAGTTGAGATGTACACTATTCAGTCACAGTAGGATATTTTGTCTTGCGCGTAAGGTTCTCCATGGTACCTCCTTTGTCAATTTGTCAATCGTTTTGGCTACGTCTTCTCATTTTTGTGTGAGTCCCAACTTTCAACCAAAATTGCTTCGTTCTAAAAATCCCCAAAACCTGAATCAACAACCATATATAGTTGCACCATTATATTGAACTTTGCTCTCAGTATAAATGATTTTAAAGTAAACCCATGTGGCATGTTTAAATTTATATGTTGTTGGCTTTTTTTTCAGCAGAATCCTTTATCTATGATGTTTTCCAGTACAGTACTTCACCCTTTCGTGTCAGTCAGATGCATAGCTGATTTAATTCCAGCGAGCGGCAAATTGCTTGAACTCTGATCTATTTCCTGCGTATTTTCAAGATTGTCACCATTCTCTTATTTCCCTGCCACCTTAAGTCTACATTAACAAGTTATTACTCTGGACACATTTCACATTTGCGAATTATTATTGATTTGCTTATGCTGGTTCGCCCAGTATGAATGTATCTCTTTGTTAAACCAAGTTTCTCTTTTGAACAGGCCAGCAGATCTCCTGTGTTCAGAGCAATGCTTGACAGCGAGATGGAAGAGAGCCGCAGTGGCGTCATCAAGATGTACGACGTGTCGTACGATGTCCTCCGTGCTTTTGTCCACTACATGTACACGGGCGAGGCTCTCCTGGACGAGCAAATGGCCTGCGATCTCCTGGTGTTGGCCGAGAAGTACGAGGTAAAGCACCTGAAGACCTACTGCGAGAAGTTCATCACGTCCAAGGTGAACAACGACAACGCCATCGTCCATTACGCGTTTGCGCACCGGCACGGCGCGAAGCAGCTGCTCGAGGCCTCCATGTCGGCGCTCATGGATAGCATGCCCACGCTGGCGGAGCGGGAAGAGTACAAGGAGCTGGTCGAGAGGGACCCGAGGATCCTCGTGGAGATCTACGAGACCTATGTCAGCCGACAGGACAATACTGCCGCCGAGAGGGATTCAGATTGCTGCTGTAGAAAGTGATAGCTGAGGGTAAAATAAAGCCATAACAGCATAAAATGTGATTTGGTGAGATATATATTGATGGAACTATGGATCGTTACCCAGATTCCAGAATGGATCTAAGTTGACTAAAATGATTATTTCCAATATTTTGTATTTATGTTCTTTTGCCCTATACTTACCAGCATTTTTGTAAAATTATTACTTGGTGTGATGCTCTGGCAAACCATCTGAGTGAGGTGCTTTCAAATCGCACATGCCTACAAACAGGGCACACGCCACAATTAGGCCACCCAAGAGGCCAAGACGGTGAAGCCTATCCACCGCCCAAACACGGGTTTGGATGATCAACCACAAGAA
This window contains:
- the LOC123131768 gene encoding BTB/POZ domain-containing protein At4g08455, whose amino-acid sequence is MYCQSCKNVYDEEDAGTCKECYEEASETEEELKREIDDLRSRLLFLRLPSPTLDASAAGHSDLLLHAIPASSTSPSPSPSGDADGARLDTPAVPAHRVILASRSPVFRAMLDSEMEESRSGVIKMYDVSYDVLRAFVHYMYTGEALLDEQMACDLLVLAEKYEVKHLKTYCEKFITSKVNNDNAIVHYAFAHRHGAKQLLEASMSALMDSMPTLAEREEYKELVERDPRILVEIYETYVSRQDNTAAERDSDCCCRK